The genomic region CCATCACGATGTGGCCAGCCTGTATGGGAGGGATACTTTGGTGCCGAAGAAATGAAGCAGTGTCGCAATgcaagtactgttggtggttagtaggGTTAATGTAGACAGAGATGTGGATGTAGCCATTGGAGATGAGGAggccaacatccaggaaggtggcatgctgagtTGTGGAGGACCAGGTGAAACAGATGGGAgataggtgttgaggttgtgaaaaaatgaagatagggtgtcttggctctgagtccagatcgtgaagATATCATCAATTAACCTGAACCAGACTGGGTGTTTGGCATTTtgagaggctaggaaggtctcttcTAGGTTGACCATAGACAGGATCGCACAGGAGGATGCCATGCGAATGCTCACGGTTGTGTTGCATATTCGTTTGCGTATCTTCCCTTCGGAGGCGAAGTAGTAGTGAGTTACgcgtcttttgttgtgcctgtctgcaacttaatgtgttacgtttatggtgagtagtaatctatcttttccttatattgttagaATTAATACCTATATTTTAACAGGTTTGCCACCTGGGACCCGTTCACATCAAAAGGAAAATTCTCTTTATAAGGAGGCCAATTTTCAAGTATTGCTGATACACACATTTAAAAGTAGGAAAAAATTATACCTACTAGATTTCAGAACTGTCAATCTCATGCTGAAGGAGGAAGGGAGTGATAGGTTGGGGTATGTTAGAAAGGAGTCGCAGATCACTGGTACCCCAAGTTGAGAGGAACCTATCTGAAGACTTGGTAATAACTGCTGTAATCTGAAATTACATTTCCATTTTCCTTAATTTaataactgcatttttttaaattttcaaacttgCCTTTTGGTCACTGCTAGTCCTCTTGGTATATGAAGCCTCTCCATAGCACACCATGCAAACTGCTGTTAGCTTGATGACACTTTCTGCCAGAGGTACTAGACTGAGTACTTCACCAAATGGAAGGCGTTGGTATGTTCCGTCAAGAGCAGCCACAATCACTATCTTCCCTTTATTGGCCATATCTTCACTGAATCGCACTATGTCTGGGAACTAGTAAAGTTTTTAGCTTTCAGTTGGTGTAATAAGAACCATTTAACTCAAGAACAGTAGAAAACATCAACAACGAGAAGACAGTACTTACAAATTGCCCTTCATCAATTCCAATGATATCATATCCACATGAATCAACTTCATATAGTCTGACAGCAGCGGCAGCAGAACAAGTCTGACGATCATGAGTAAAAATCCCTTCACTGCCAAAACGATCATCAAATTTGTACTTAATAACAAGACATTTGTAATTTGCAATTTGATATCGTTTAAGTCTTCGCATCAGTTCAGTTGTTTTCCCAGAAAACATAGGTCCAAGTATCACCTAATTCATGAAAATAAATACTGATTTAAAATCTGTGTTTTctagaaaaggtaaaataaagTAAGACAGTAATTAATGTGTACATTAAAGGAAACATTATAGGGTTTCAAGCTGGTTGTGatgaaatgattacagtttgaTGTGATACAACTGTCAACAATgaatataaaatatattttgacacAAAATATTTAACACACCTAAACCAACACATAGTaaactacactgagatgacaaaggtcatgggatagtaataagcacatacagatggcagtagtatcgtatACACAAGGTATAGAGGACTGCGCATtgctggaactgtcatttgtactcaggtgattcacatcaAAGGTTTCCAACATAATTGTGGCCACATTGAGAATTCACAGACTTTGAATACggggtggtagttggagctagatgcacaggtcgttccattttgtaaatcattcactattccaagatccacagtgtcaagagagtgtcaagaataccacatttcaagctTTACCTCTTACTAAAAACAACTTAGTGGCTGATtgctttcacttaacgatcgagagcagcaatGTTTGCTTAGGgttgtgttaacagacaagcaacactgtgtgaaataacatcagaaatcaatgtgggacaaacAACAAATGTATCTGTTGTGACAGaaattggcattaatgggctacctCAGCAGATGATCAACGCAagcgccttcgctaacagcacaacattgcctgcagtgtctctccttgGTTTGTGAtcttattggttggaccctagacgactagaaaaccatggcctggtcaactgatcatcgactggaaatggttgtgtttggctaactggaaatcatttgcagccagtcatggacttcacacactcaaacacaggtggaattcttatggatgtaaaatgcgccatgtcagaacattctggtcaattcgagcgaatgatttgaccacccagatcacccaccaggaatcccatcgaacacttatgagaTGTAATGGAGATGCCCATTAGTGCACCGAATCCTGCACTGGTAACCCTTcactggtaacactttcgcaattatggatggctatataggcagcatggctcaatatttctgcagggggcttccaatgaCTTTTTGAGTGCATGTTAtgatgagttgctgcactatgccaggcaacaGGTCCAACGAGATATTACGAGGCGTccaatcacttttgtcacctcagtgttagtTAGTGGAAGACTTTATTTACCTTTTTGCACACTCATCTATTACAACATTCATTCATATCAAAATTCAAGATAGTTAATACAA from Schistocerca cancellata isolate TAMUIC-IGC-003103 chromosome 7, iqSchCanc2.1, whole genome shotgun sequence harbors:
- the LOC126092514 gene encoding thymidine kinase, cytosolic-like gives rise to the protein MKGHIQVILGPMFSGKTTELMRRLKRYQIANYKCLVIKYKFDDRFGSEGIFTHDRQTCSAAAAVRLYEVDSCGYDIIGIDEGQFFPDIVRFSEDMANKGKIVIVAALDGTYQRLPFGEVLSLVPLAESVIKLTAVCMVCYGEASYTKRTSSDQKVEVIGGADKYMAVCRQCYFQTSLIKNEELNKKCSPMKALNYESITNRSSINCENVAKIWL